From the genome of Terriglobales bacterium, one region includes:
- a CDS encoding HEAT repeat domain-containing protein — protein sequence MNCEYVKKGLIDYVYDEMADDARHELEQHVERCAGCAAELKTVREFRSALAARPRLEPTPNLLTASRMRLQEQLESTTQAAAWRWVLDPGAWLRQIRYSPALAAGILMVGFAAGIMTTYGMLNQNGHPQVAATPQPAEAAIAGIRSINRDPRSNLVEIQYDQLQRESAQGSLDDPRIQELLLFAARSQTNSGVRLDSVDLLTENPQDNRVREALMYSLRYDKNPGVRLKALEGLRPYVAEDLRVRDAILEALLNDPNPGVRTEAIKMLQPVKGDGSVRLALEQLAQKDENKFIRNESRRVLATLPEID from the coding sequence ATGAACTGCGAATACGTGAAGAAGGGACTCATCGACTACGTCTACGACGAGATGGCCGACGACGCGCGGCACGAGCTGGAACAGCACGTGGAGCGCTGCGCCGGCTGCGCCGCCGAACTGAAGACGGTGCGCGAGTTCCGGAGCGCCCTGGCGGCGCGGCCGCGCCTGGAGCCCACGCCCAACCTGCTGACGGCATCGCGGATGCGGCTGCAGGAGCAGCTGGAGTCCACGACCCAGGCCGCGGCCTGGCGCTGGGTGCTGGATCCGGGAGCGTGGCTGCGGCAGATCCGCTACTCGCCGGCGCTGGCGGCCGGCATCCTGATGGTGGGCTTCGCGGCCGGCATCATGACCACCTACGGCATGCTCAACCAGAACGGCCATCCGCAGGTCGCGGCCACGCCGCAGCCCGCCGAGGCGGCCATCGCCGGCATCCGCTCCATCAATCGCGATCCGCGCTCCAACCTGGTGGAGATCCAGTACGACCAGTTGCAGCGGGAGTCGGCGCAGGGGTCGCTGGACGACCCCCGCATCCAGGAACTGCTGCTGTTCGCGGCCCGCAGCCAGACCAATTCCGGCGTGCGCCTGGATTCGGTGGACCTGCTGACGGAGAATCCGCAGGACAACCGCGTGCGCGAAGCGCTGATGTACTCACTGCGCTATGACAAGAACCCGGGCGTGCGGCTGAAGGCGCTGGAGGGCCTGCGGCCCTACGTGGCGGAAGACCTGAGGGTGCGCGACGCCATCCTGGAAGCGCTGCTGAACGATCCCAACCCCGGGGTGCGCACGGAAGCCATCAAGATGCTGCAGCCGGTGAAGGGCGACGGCAGCGTGCGCCTGGCGCTGGAGCAACTGGCGCAGAAGGACGAGAACAAGTTCATCCGTAATGAGTCGCGGAGGGTCCTGGCGACTCTGCCGGAGATCGATTAG
- a CDS encoding sigma-70 family RNA polymerase sigma factor, with translation MDDSVLIREAQRGNRAAFEELVRQYDQAVLRLALNLTRSEQDAQDIYQEAFLKAYRNVGSFRFECSFYTWIYRIVVNLCLDHLRKRNVRKESANVAVDHEGEEYSLVDQVADERAGANPERDLMRRELGKKIAGALEKLTPRERMVFELKHYHGLKLRTIGEMLETTEDTAKNTLFRATQKLRASLAEMR, from the coding sequence GTGGACGACAGCGTCCTGATTCGCGAGGCTCAGCGCGGGAACCGCGCCGCCTTCGAGGAACTAGTCCGCCAGTACGACCAGGCGGTGTTGCGCCTGGCGCTGAACCTGACGCGCTCGGAGCAGGACGCCCAGGACATCTACCAGGAGGCGTTCCTGAAGGCGTACCGCAACGTGGGCAGCTTCCGGTTCGAGTGCTCGTTCTACACCTGGATCTACCGCATTGTGGTGAACCTGTGCCTGGACCACCTGCGCAAGCGCAACGTGCGCAAAGAGAGCGCGAACGTGGCGGTGGACCACGAGGGCGAAGAGTACAGCCTGGTGGACCAGGTGGCGGACGAGCGGGCCGGAGCGAACCCGGAGCGCGATCTGATGAGGCGCGAGCTGGGCAAGAAGATCGCGGGCGCGCTGGAGAAACTGACGCCGCGGGAGCGCATGGTGTTCGAGCTGAAGCACTACCACGGGCTGAAGCTCCGGACCATCGGCGAGATGCTGGAGACCACCGAGGACACGGCCAAGAACACGCTGTTCCGGGCCACGCAGAAGCTGCGGGCCTCGCTGGCGGAGATGCGTTAG
- a CDS encoding group I intron-associated PD-(D/E)XK endonuclease, with translation MPLSSSPAKAQGEEVEVRFLLKALTLGLAVSQPYGDNVPYDFLVDNGRRIFRVQVKSATRFDLGSYRLSTARGGRQKSPYSAHEIDFLAAYIIPEEAWYLLPVRAFAPRKSLRLCPRNGRPGSRPLRLERYREAWRLLTGTADGAPRSRLPLARTWG, from the coding sequence ATGCCCCTCTCCTCCTCCCCCGCCAAAGCTCAGGGAGAGGAGGTCGAAGTCCGGTTCCTGCTGAAGGCCCTCACTCTGGGCCTGGCCGTGTCCCAACCTTACGGGGACAACGTCCCCTACGACTTCCTGGTGGACAACGGCCGTCGCATCTTCCGCGTGCAGGTGAAGAGTGCCACCCGCTTCGACCTCGGCTCCTACCGTCTTTCCACCGCCCGCGGCGGTCGCCAGAAGTCGCCTTACTCGGCTCACGAGATCGATTTTCTCGCCGCCTACATCATCCCCGAAGAAGCCTGGTACCTGCTTCCCGTCCGCGCCTTCGCCCCGCGCAAGTCCCTGCGCCTCTGCCCGCGCAACGGCCGCCCGGGCTCCCGCCCGCTTCGCCTCGAACGTTACCGCGAAGCCTGGCGCCTGCTGACCGGAACCGCTGACGGTGCCCCACGTTCGCGCCTGCCGTTGGCGCGTACGTGGGGTTAG
- the rplI gene encoding 50S ribosomal protein L9, producing MDVILKEDVAKLGHRGEIVKVAEGYGRNYLIPRKLAIEATEANRAVIAQMKQAAERRAAQEKAGAATLAGQLEGARLTFQRKAGEQDHLFGSVTSVDIAEALAAQGFEVDRRKIELDQPIKALGEFAVKVKLHRDVAATIQVVVEKEAAE from the coding sequence ATGGACGTCATTCTGAAAGAAGATGTGGCCAAGCTGGGCCACCGGGGCGAGATCGTGAAGGTGGCCGAAGGCTATGGCCGCAATTATCTGATCCCACGCAAGCTGGCCATCGAGGCCACCGAAGCCAACCGGGCCGTGATTGCGCAGATGAAGCAGGCGGCGGAGCGCCGCGCGGCGCAGGAGAAGGCGGGTGCGGCCACGCTGGCCGGACAGCTGGAGGGCGCGCGCCTCACCTTCCAGCGCAAGGCGGGGGAACAGGACCACCTGTTCGGCTCGGTGACCTCGGTGGATATCGCCGAAGCGCTGGCCGCGCAGGGCTTCGAGGTCGACCGCCGCAAGATCGAGCTGGACCAGCCTATCAAGGCGCTGGGCGAGTTCGCGGTCAAAGTGAAGCTGCACCGCGACGTCGCCGCCACCATCCAGGTGGTGGTGGAGAAGGAAGCGGCGGAGTAA
- the rpsR gene encoding 30S ribosomal protein S18 — protein sequence MADEEIQNGGTPAAPEGTVETPAPATAPAAGPGPRRGPGGPRPGGPGGREGRKFFRRKKVCKFCVEKIDSIDYKDVRLLQQFVGESGKIVPRRVTGVCSPHQRRLTNAIKQARNIAFLPFAVR from the coding sequence ATGGCAGACGAAGAGATTCAAAACGGCGGAACCCCGGCGGCGCCGGAGGGGACGGTCGAAACGCCGGCGCCAGCGACGGCACCGGCTGCAGGGCCGGGGCCAAGGCGCGGACCGGGCGGTCCGCGGCCGGGCGGGCCGGGGGGGCGCGAAGGGCGCAAATTCTTCCGGCGCAAGAAGGTGTGCAAGTTCTGCGTGGAGAAGATCGATTCGATCGACTATAAGGACGTGCGCCTGCTGCAACAATTCGTGGGCGAGAGCGGCAAGATCGTGCCGCGCCGGGTGACGGGCGTGTGCTCGCCCCACCAGCGGCGGCTGACCAACGCCATCAAGCAGGCGCGCAACATCGCGTTCCTGCCGTTTGCGGTGCGGTAA
- the rpsF gene encoding 30S ribosomal protein S6, whose amino-acid sequence MQRLYEVMFIVRPDVADEEVEKLIQGLESNVSAAGGTIKSIERLGRRRLAYTVRGTREGNYVLFTVGGSGETIHELERRLRVTEQVLKFLTVRIDQEQKRLAKVKAIRATKVRRGPQPETETPGAQAAVGV is encoded by the coding sequence ATGCAACGTTTGTATGAAGTGATGTTCATCGTGCGGCCGGATGTGGCCGACGAAGAAGTGGAGAAGCTCATCCAGGGACTGGAGTCGAACGTCTCGGCCGCCGGCGGGACCATCAAGAGCATCGAACGTTTGGGACGGCGCCGGCTGGCGTACACGGTGCGGGGAACGCGTGAGGGCAACTACGTGCTGTTCACGGTGGGAGGGTCGGGCGAGACCATCCACGAGCTGGAGCGCCGCCTGCGGGTGACCGAGCAGGTGCTCAAGTTCCTGACCGTGCGCATCGACCAGGAACAGAAGCGGCTGGCCAAGGTCAAGGCCATCCGCGCCACCAAGGTGCGGCGCGGCCCGCAGCCGGAAACGGAAACGCCGGGCGCGCAAGCCGCGGTGGGAGTCTAA
- the pth gene encoding aminoacyl-tRNA hydrolase produces METRRGRVKLIVGLGNPGIEYQFTPHNSGFLAVDRIAEQCGVRVANRRCRSLTGKAVLGGEDVLLAKPETYMNLSGMAVGELVRELEADPARDLIVLYDELDLPLGTLRIRRRGRSAGHNGVESIIGALGTSEFVRVRMGIHPGHAVGDGARYVTSPWKKAQLPAVDEMLDRAAEAVRVIVEEGPEKAMNRFNQKVKTEG; encoded by the coding sequence TTGGAAACGAGACGCGGCCGCGTGAAGCTGATCGTGGGGCTGGGCAACCCGGGCATCGAGTACCAGTTCACGCCGCACAACAGCGGGTTCCTGGCGGTGGACCGCATCGCCGAGCAGTGCGGGGTGCGGGTGGCGAACCGGCGCTGCCGGTCGCTTACCGGGAAAGCGGTGCTGGGCGGCGAGGATGTCCTGCTGGCCAAGCCGGAGACGTACATGAACCTGAGCGGCATGGCGGTGGGCGAGCTGGTGCGGGAATTGGAAGCCGACCCGGCGCGGGACCTGATCGTGCTGTACGACGAACTGGACCTGCCGCTGGGGACGCTGCGCATCCGGAGGCGCGGAAGGTCGGCGGGGCACAACGGGGTGGAGTCGATCATCGGGGCACTGGGCACCAGCGAGTTCGTGCGGGTGCGCATGGGCATCCACCCGGGCCACGCGGTCGGCGACGGCGCCCGGTACGTGACCTCGCCGTGGAAGAAGGCGCAGCTCCCGGCGGTGGACGAGATGCTGGACCGCGCCGCCGAGGCCGTGCGGGTGATCGTGGAAGAAGGCCCGGAGAAGGCGATGAACCGGTTCAATCAGAAGGTGAAGACGGAAGGCTAG
- a CDS encoding 50S ribosomal protein L25, which produces MANAELVVAERRGEKARGTNEARRLRRQGRIPAVLYGARKESVAVSVNPKEITHILHSESGHNTIFELQVDNERTQAMIVDWQYEPVKGALLHVDLKRIAMDERLKVKVPILLQGVPEGVKTEGGILEQVLREVEVECLPADIPSHIDVDVTHLIHGKVLRVSDLPHDAKLKFLTDASYPVAHIVHVKEEVAATPEAAAEAAAAAPAEPEVIKKGKQEVEEEAAAEGEAPKAEKKEKKEK; this is translated from the coding sequence ATGGCGAACGCAGAACTGGTGGTAGCAGAGCGGCGGGGGGAGAAAGCCCGCGGAACCAACGAAGCCCGGCGGCTGCGGCGGCAGGGGCGCATCCCGGCGGTGCTCTACGGAGCGCGCAAGGAGAGTGTAGCGGTGAGCGTGAATCCCAAGGAGATCACGCACATCCTGCACTCGGAGTCCGGGCACAACACGATCTTCGAGCTGCAGGTGGACAACGAGCGCACCCAGGCCATGATTGTGGACTGGCAGTATGAGCCCGTGAAAGGGGCGCTGCTGCACGTGGACCTGAAGCGCATCGCCATGGACGAGCGCCTGAAGGTGAAGGTGCCCATCCTGCTGCAAGGCGTGCCCGAAGGGGTGAAGACGGAAGGCGGCATTCTGGAGCAGGTGCTGCGGGAGGTGGAGGTCGAGTGCCTGCCCGCGGACATCCCCAGCCACATCGACGTGGACGTCACCCACCTGATCCACGGCAAGGTGCTGCGGGTGAGCGACCTGCCGCACGATGCCAAGCTGAAGTTTCTGACTGACGCCAGCTACCCGGTGGCGCACATCGTGCACGTGAAGGAGGAAGTGGCGGCCACGCCGGAGGCGGCGGCGGAAGCGGCGGCGGCAGCGCCGGCCGAGCCCGAGGTCATCAAGAAGGGCAAGCAGGAGGTCGAGGAAGAGGCCGCGGCGGAAGGCGAGGCTCCCAAGGCCGAAAAGAAGGAGAAGAAGGAGAAGTAG
- a CDS encoding ribose-phosphate pyrophosphokinase → MATTVTTATGKKEQRPGTQPRPERKPRVRREDKFKVFSGTANPALADEICTHLGMRRGQANLTRFSDGEVYVQILENVRGADVFVLQPTCDPVNHNLMELLLMMDALRRASAGRITPVIPYFGYARQDRKDKPRAPISAKLVADLLTTAGADRALIVDLHAPQIQGFFNIPVDHLFASPVLVSYFRELNLPDLTVVSPDAGGVERARFFAKKMDSMLAIIDKRRTEMNVAEVLHVIGDVEGRSCVILDDIIDTAGTLVNASEALYRAGAKTVYACATHPVLSGPAIERIAASRLEQVVVTNTIPLKGEAQKCSKIKVLSIAGLTARAIQSIHEETSVSTLSS, encoded by the coding sequence ATGGCGACGACGGTAACGACGGCGACGGGGAAGAAGGAGCAGCGGCCGGGGACGCAGCCGCGGCCCGAGCGCAAGCCGCGGGTCCGGCGCGAGGACAAGTTCAAGGTGTTTTCGGGGACGGCGAATCCGGCGCTGGCCGACGAGATCTGCACCCATCTGGGGATGCGGCGCGGGCAGGCCAACCTGACGCGCTTCTCGGATGGCGAAGTGTATGTGCAGATCCTGGAGAACGTGCGCGGGGCGGACGTGTTCGTGCTGCAGCCCACCTGCGACCCGGTGAACCACAACCTGATGGAGCTGCTGCTGATGATGGACGCGTTGCGGCGGGCCTCGGCGGGGCGCATCACGCCGGTGATTCCGTACTTCGGGTACGCGCGGCAGGACCGCAAGGACAAGCCGCGGGCGCCCATCTCGGCCAAGCTGGTGGCCGACCTGCTGACCACGGCGGGGGCGGACCGAGCGCTGATCGTGGACCTGCACGCGCCGCAGATCCAGGGCTTCTTCAACATCCCGGTGGACCACCTGTTCGCATCGCCGGTGCTGGTGAGCTACTTCCGGGAGCTGAACCTGCCCGACCTGACGGTGGTCTCGCCGGATGCGGGCGGGGTGGAGCGGGCGCGCTTCTTCGCCAAGAAGATGGATTCGATGCTGGCCATCATCGACAAGCGGCGAACGGAGATGAACGTGGCCGAGGTGCTGCACGTGATCGGCGACGTGGAGGGCCGCAGTTGCGTCATCCTGGACGACATCATCGACACGGCGGGCACGCTGGTGAACGCCTCGGAAGCGCTCTACCGCGCGGGAGCGAAGACGGTCTACGCCTGCGCCACGCACCCGGTGCTTTCCGGGCCGGCCATCGAGCGCATTGCCGCCTCCCGCCTGGAGCAGGTGGTAGTGACGAACACGATTCCGCTCAAGGGCGAGGCGCAGAAGTGTTCCAAGATCAAGGTGCTGTCCATCGCCGGACTGACGGCGCGCGCCATCCAGTCCATTCATGAGGAGACGTCGGTCAGCACGTTGTCGAGTTGA
- the ruvB gene encoding Holliday junction branch migration DNA helicase RuvB: MPAKDNAALNRARLVSAVPVEDDASFELKLRPRRLAEFIGQAKVKENLAVAIEAARSRGEALDHVLLYGPPGLGKTTLASIIANELGVEFQQTSAPVLQIKGDLTAILTNLRPRQVMFFDEVHRLQPALEELLYSALEDYKLDIIIGQGPSARTHTIEVPPFTFVGATTRAGLISGPLRSRFGIVLRLQFYTAEDLEIIVKRSAEILGVEIDDAGAHEIASRARGTPRIANRLLRRVRDYAQVRGKERGKDPGAGHIDLPTAQAALEMLEVDRHGFDEIDRRLLLTIIEKYQGGPVGVNTLAAALAEEPEAIEEIYEPFLIQIGFLDRTPRGRVATQLAYEHFGIRFNRRQSALF; this comes from the coding sequence TGCCCGCGAAAGACAACGCCGCGCTGAACCGCGCCCGCCTGGTCTCGGCCGTCCCGGTCGAGGACGATGCTTCTTTCGAGCTCAAGCTGCGCCCCCGCCGCCTCGCCGAGTTCATCGGCCAGGCGAAGGTGAAAGAGAACCTGGCGGTCGCCATCGAGGCCGCTCGCTCCCGCGGCGAAGCCCTCGACCACGTCCTGCTTTACGGCCCGCCCGGACTGGGCAAGACCACGCTGGCCTCCATCATCGCCAACGAGCTGGGCGTCGAGTTCCAGCAGACCTCCGCGCCGGTACTGCAGATCAAAGGCGATCTCACTGCCATCCTCACCAACCTGCGCCCCCGCCAGGTGATGTTCTTCGACGAAGTCCACCGCCTGCAGCCCGCGCTCGAAGAACTGCTCTACTCCGCGCTCGAGGATTACAAGCTGGACATCATCATCGGCCAGGGCCCTTCGGCGCGCACCCACACCATCGAAGTTCCGCCGTTCACTTTCGTTGGCGCCACCACGCGCGCCGGGCTCATCTCCGGGCCGCTGCGCTCGCGTTTCGGTATCGTGCTGCGCCTGCAGTTCTACACCGCGGAGGATCTGGAGATCATCGTCAAGCGCTCGGCGGAGATTCTCGGTGTTGAGATCGACGACGCCGGCGCCCACGAAATCGCCAGCCGCGCCCGCGGCACGCCGCGCATCGCCAACCGCCTGCTGCGCCGCGTCCGCGACTATGCCCAGGTGCGGGGGAAAGAACGGGGGAAAGACCCTGGCGCCGGCCACATCGACCTCCCCACCGCCCAGGCCGCGCTCGAGATGCTGGAAGTGGACCGCCACGGCTTCGACGAGATCGACCGCCGCCTGCTGCTCACCATCATCGAGAAGTACCAGGGCGGCCCCGTGGGCGTGAACACGCTTGCCGCCGCCCTCGCCGAAGAGCCCGAAGCCATCGAGGAGATTTACGAGCCTTTCCTTATCCAGATCGGCTTCCTCGACCGCACCCCGCGCGGCCGCGTCGCCACCCAGCTCGCCTACGAGCACTTCGGGATTCGGTTCAATCGCAGACAGAGCGCTTTGTTCTGA